The following coding sequences are from one Verrucomicrobiota bacterium window:
- the folK gene encoding 2-amino-4-hydroxy-6-hydroxymethyldihydropteridine diphosphokinase, which produces MRVGIALGANLGDKLMTLNRAVDYLRTMDNHLVLSSWYSSRPLDCPANSPDFINGVLEMGYQGDLYDLLNELQALEIEAGRAEIRDRNAPRPLDLDILYADNQIINSERLTLPHPRAAERLFVLQPLSEIVPDRVLPGGDESISKLCEILKEQNKEMVCQKLKS; this is translated from the coding sequence ATGCGAGTAGGCATAGCTCTGGGTGCTAATTTAGGGGATAAGTTGATGACGCTCAATAGGGCTGTAGACTATCTAAGAACTATGGATAATCATCTAGTTCTATCTAGTTGGTATAGCAGCCGTCCATTGGATTGCCCTGCAAACTCACCGGACTTTATCAATGGAGTATTAGAAATGGGCTATCAAGGAGATCTCTATGATTTATTGAACGAACTCCAAGCTTTGGAGATTGAAGCTGGCAGAGCAGAGATAAGAGACAGAAATGCACCTCGGCCACTAGATCTTGATATTCTTTATGCTGATAATCAGATTATAAACTCAGAGCGTTTGACATTACCCCATCCTCGAGCTGCCGAACGGTTATTTGTTCTACAGCCTCTCTCAGAGATTGTTCCAGATCGAGTATTGCCAGGAGGTGATGAGTCTATTTCGAAATTATGTGAAATTCTAAAGGAACAGAACAAGGAGATGGTGTGCCAAAAACTAAAGAGTTAA
- the dapB gene encoding 4-hydroxy-tetrahydrodipicolinate reductase, whose protein sequence is MKTKIVVIGSKGRMGIAIIRLLGLDPEAEVVGAIDEGDDLDEVLPGCDAVIDFSHHSVSLEVARKTTEQSKALVIGTTGHATEVKERVLALGQKVPMIFAPNYSVGVNTLFYITRKTAEILSRGFDQEIVEMHHHFKKDSPSGTAAKLLEILCDVKGKSVDELARYGREGEPGARTKNEIGVHALRGGDVVGDHTVIFAATGERVELTHKASSRDTFAGGAIRAAKFLQGKPPGVYDMFDVLGLK, encoded by the coding sequence ATGAAGACAAAGATTGTGGTGATAGGTTCTAAGGGGCGCATGGGAATAGCTATTATCCGTTTGCTTGGGCTAGATCCCGAAGCTGAAGTAGTAGGGGCTATCGATGAGGGAGATGACTTAGATGAGGTCTTACCAGGTTGTGATGCTGTTATCGATTTTAGTCATCATTCTGTCTCATTAGAAGTAGCCCGGAAGACTACTGAGCAAAGCAAGGCTCTCGTTATTGGAACAACCGGACATGCTACTGAAGTTAAAGAACGAGTTTTAGCCTTGGGCCAAAAAGTGCCTATGATTTTTGCTCCAAACTATTCGGTTGGAGTTAACACATTGTTTTATATCACGCGCAAAACAGCCGAGATTTTATCGCGAGGCTTTGACCAAGAGATTGTTGAGATGCACCATCATTTTAAGAAGGATTCGCCAAGTGGAACGGCTGCGAAGTTATTGGAGATTCTTTGTGACGTTAAGGGTAAATCAGTGGATGAATTAGCTCGTTATGGCCGAGAAGGTGAACCAGGTGCTCGCACCAAGAATGAGATTGGCGTTCATGCTCTGCGAGGGGGTGATGTTGTGGGGGATCATACGGTGATCTTTGCTGCCACGGGTGAACGCGTGGAACTAACTCACAAAGCTAGTAGTCGTGATACTTTTGCAGGAGGTGCTATTCGAGCAGCTAAGTTTTTGCAGGGCAAACCACCGGGTGTTTACGATATGTTTGATGTACTAGGCCTTAAGTAA
- the dapA gene encoding 4-hydroxy-tetrahydrodipicolinate synthase produces MFKGTYTALVTPFKDGMIDASAFRELICKQIEASVEGIVPVGTTGESPTLSEEEHLRVIELAVREADKKIQVVAGTGANSTKEAIALTSGAESMGVDACLLVAPYYNKPSQEGLYKHFMAIAESVEIPLVLYSIPGRCGISIGEETVARLAQDADNIVAIKEAGGTVDRVSSLRQVLPEDFIILSGDDGLTLPFISVGASGVISVASNLIPDRVKKMVDLALSGNFKEAELEHRKLYGFFTTLFVETNPVPIKAALAAKGLISEDVRLPLVGLSDQSEKKLRTVLKTVL; encoded by the coding sequence ATGTTTAAAGGAACTTACACAGCATTAGTGACACCATTCAAAGATGGAATGATTGACGCTTCAGCATTTAGAGAGTTAATCTGCAAGCAAATTGAGGCCTCAGTAGAGGGTATAGTGCCAGTTGGTACAACAGGGGAATCTCCTACACTTTCGGAAGAAGAGCATTTGCGAGTAATCGAGCTTGCCGTACGTGAGGCCGATAAAAAAATTCAAGTCGTAGCTGGAACAGGCGCTAACTCAACAAAGGAAGCTATTGCTCTTACTAGCGGTGCTGAGTCTATGGGTGTTGATGCCTGCCTATTGGTTGCACCGTATTACAATAAGCCCAGCCAGGAGGGACTTTATAAGCACTTCATGGCGATTGCCGAAAGTGTTGAAATCCCTTTGGTCCTCTACTCAATCCCTGGTCGCTGTGGTATTTCAATTGGAGAAGAAACTGTTGCTCGCTTGGCTCAAGATGCCGACAACATTGTGGCAATTAAGGAAGCTGGTGGAACGGTAGATCGAGTAAGTTCTTTGCGGCAAGTGCTACCAGAAGACTTCATTATTCTATCTGGAGACGATGGTTTGACCCTACCGTTCATTAGTGTCGGTGCTAGTGGTGTGATCAGTGTGGCGTCTAATCTGATTCCTGATCGTGTTAAGAAAATGGTGGACTTGGCACTCAGCGGCAACTTCAAGGAAGCAGAACTAGAACACCGCAAATTATACGGCTTTTTTACAACCTTATTTGTAGAAACAAATCCTGTGCCCATTAAAGCAGCTTTGGCCGCTAAGGGCTTAATCTCTGAGGATGTTAGATTACCCTTAGTAGGTTTGAGTGATCAGAGCGAAAAAAAGCTACGGACTGTTCTTAAAACGGTTTTGTAA
- the dapF gene encoding diaminopimelate epimerase, which yields MNLAFVKMTGAGNDFVCLNNLKDNLSLSKRQIAKICDRHFGVGADGMLIAEKSSISDISYRMRYHNADGGQAEMCGNGARCFANYLRNFCGLSKKRNEVSFMTKAGVIKATFLPNEEVKVQLTAPKNLKLDLPLKLSGGKCKAHSLDTGVPHALIFVQDLEALDISRMGREVRNHEVFRPAGTNVNFVQQTGKNAIRVRTYERGVEDETLACGTGVTAAALVSHLKLGMGKSIKVKVQGGPTLKVAFNVESEKFTDVSLTGPATVCYKGTIEI from the coding sequence ATGAACTTGGCCTTTGTTAAAATGACTGGGGCAGGTAATGATTTTGTCTGTCTCAATAATCTCAAAGATAATCTTTCTTTGAGCAAAAGACAGATTGCTAAAATATGTGATCGTCATTTTGGAGTAGGGGCTGATGGTATGCTAATAGCCGAAAAATCTTCTATTAGCGATATTAGTTATCGGATGCGTTATCACAATGCTGATGGCGGCCAAGCTGAGATGTGCGGTAATGGTGCTCGATGCTTTGCAAATTACCTCAGGAATTTTTGTGGACTGTCCAAGAAACGCAATGAAGTTTCCTTTATGACTAAAGCCGGCGTCATTAAAGCAACGTTTTTGCCTAATGAGGAAGTGAAAGTTCAGTTAACGGCCCCTAAGAATCTCAAGCTGGATTTACCCCTCAAGTTAAGTGGAGGAAAATGCAAAGCTCATTCGCTAGATACCGGAGTTCCTCATGCACTTATTTTTGTCCAAGACCTGGAGGCACTAGATATTTCTAGAATGGGCAGAGAGGTGCGTAATCATGAGGTATTTCGCCCGGCTGGAACGAATGTGAATTTTGTACAGCAGACGGGTAAGAACGCTATTCGGGTAAGAACTTATGAACGCGGTGTAGAAGACGAAACTTTAGCCTGTGGAACAGGAGTAACCGCTGCTGCTTTAGTTTCTCACCTCAAATTAGGAATGGGCAAGTCTATCAAAGTAAAAGTGCAAGGCGGTCCTACTCTTAAGGTAGCATTTAATGTAGAAAGCGAAAAATTTACTGATGTGTCGCTAACAGGTCCTGCTACAGTTTGTTACAAGGGCACTATAGAAATTTAA
- the lysA gene encoding diaminopimelate decarboxylase, giving the protein MHDFYLKRGKLYAEKHSIDALAKKYGTPLYIYSANTLKQHYHKLRKALDSLDIRICYAMKANSNLAVLSLLAKEGASFDIVSGGELFRVLKAGGKAKDCTFAGVGKTRQEIEYAIKKGVYCFIVESSAELDFIHHIAKKLKKKAPIAFRVNPDVDAGTHEKITTGTYKNKFGIAYNEVEGLYERAAKMKYLKMCGVQIHIGSQITTPGPFKAAIEKMIPMVKRLRDQYGIEFFDIGGGIGIVYDPALESGSDQWWQNQNEPPMTPETYANVLVPLLKPLGLKIMIEPGRFIAGNAGILVSEVVYIKRTEKKNFVIVNAAMNDLVRPSMYEAYHEIVPLKAKKGEYISSDVVGPICESGDTFCKDQLLAPLEAGDRLAFLSAGAYGFVMASNYNSRPRAAELLVDGSKVHLARKRESERDLIRGEAVL; this is encoded by the coding sequence ATGCATGATTTTTATTTAAAGAGAGGAAAGCTCTATGCTGAAAAGCATTCAATTGATGCTTTAGCGAAGAAGTATGGTACGCCTTTATACATTTATTCAGCTAATACCCTCAAGCAGCATTACCATAAGTTAAGAAAAGCTTTAGATAGTCTAGATATACGTATTTGTTATGCAATGAAGGCTAATTCAAATCTAGCAGTCCTGTCTCTATTAGCTAAAGAGGGTGCATCCTTTGACATTGTGAGTGGGGGAGAGCTTTTTAGAGTGTTAAAGGCTGGTGGGAAAGCTAAGGACTGTACCTTTGCTGGAGTAGGTAAAACACGCCAGGAGATTGAGTATGCAATCAAAAAAGGTGTTTATTGTTTTATTGTGGAAAGCTCAGCGGAGCTTGATTTCATCCATCATATAGCAAAGAAACTCAAGAAAAAAGCTCCAATAGCATTTAGAGTAAATCCTGATGTGGATGCAGGAACTCATGAAAAAATTACAACAGGTACCTACAAAAATAAATTTGGTATTGCTTATAACGAAGTCGAAGGCTTATACGAGCGAGCCGCTAAGATGAAGTACCTAAAGATGTGTGGCGTGCAAATTCATATTGGATCACAAATCACAACTCCTGGACCTTTTAAGGCTGCGATTGAAAAAATGATTCCTATGGTGAAACGATTACGTGACCAATATGGAATTGAGTTCTTTGATATAGGTGGAGGTATAGGTATCGTATATGATCCTGCTTTGGAAAGCGGTTCAGATCAGTGGTGGCAGAATCAGAATGAGCCTCCTATGACGCCTGAAACATACGCAAATGTATTAGTTCCCTTACTAAAACCGCTCGGTTTGAAAATCATGATCGAGCCTGGAAGATTTATTGCAGGTAATGCCGGGATTTTGGTTTCAGAGGTCGTTTATATCAAACGCACTGAGAAAAAGAACTTTGTCATTGTGAATGCTGCAATGAATGATTTGGTTCGTCCTTCGATGTATGAAGCCTATCATGAGATAGTTCCACTAAAGGCAAAGAAGGGTGAATACATATCGAGTGATGTAGTGGGTCCGATTTGTGAATCAGGAGATACATTCTGCAAGGATCAGTTGCTTGCACCTTTGGAAGCAGGGGATCGCTTGGCTTTTTTGAGTGCGGGAGCCTACGGGTTTGTTATGGCATCTAATTATAATAGCCGTCCTCGGGCTGCTGAGTTATTAGTAGATGGCAGCAAAGTTCATTTAGCTCGTAAACGGGAAAGTGAAAGAGACCTAATCAGAGGAGAAGCTGTGTTATGA
- the argH gene encoding argininosuccinate lyase, whose amino-acid sequence MSQKAGKGHSALWGGRFGEKTAALMQAFSQSVSYDKRLYRQDIKGSIAHARMLQKIGVLSARELSQIQKGLKDIELKIDEDLFNWSEEFEDLHMNIESALTHVVPAGAKLHTGRSRNDQVATDMRMWVMEEIDVDKSAIRNLQKTLVSLAEKYEEVILPGYTHLQRAQPVTFAHHCLAYVEMLERDYTRMSDARKRMNVLPLGSGAIAGSTIQLDRKLVAKELGFEEVSQNSLDSVSDRDFILEYVFVASQIMVHLSRLAEDLIIWSSAEFGFVRIGDTYTTGSSLMPQKKNPDAAELIRGKTGRVVGDLMSLLTLIKGLPMTYNRDLQEDKEQLFDAADTLSICLEVMAGMLKVTRVREDKCLIAASDANLLATDVADELVQQGVPFRQAHEIVGKGVALAEIRSCGLNELTAEDWQALDPRVKSDLTDIFNLKRALTKRKTVGSPGLSQVKSQLKRWRKVLAKD is encoded by the coding sequence ATGAGTCAGAAAGCAGGAAAAGGTCATTCAGCGTTGTGGGGAGGGCGTTTTGGAGAAAAAACCGCTGCATTGATGCAGGCATTTTCGCAATCGGTTTCTTATGATAAAAGACTCTATCGGCAGGATATTAAAGGCAGTATTGCTCATGCTAGAATGCTACAGAAGATTGGTGTTCTTTCGGCGCGTGAATTGAGTCAAATACAAAAGGGGCTTAAAGATATAGAATTAAAGATTGATGAAGACCTCTTTAATTGGAGTGAGGAATTTGAAGATCTTCACATGAATATTGAGTCAGCCCTAACCCATGTAGTTCCCGCAGGAGCAAAGCTTCATACCGGGCGCAGTCGTAATGATCAGGTGGCAACTGATATGCGGATGTGGGTCATGGAAGAAATTGATGTAGATAAAAGTGCCATTAGAAATCTGCAGAAGACCTTAGTGTCTTTAGCGGAAAAGTATGAAGAAGTGATCTTGCCTGGATACACGCATCTTCAGCGGGCACAGCCAGTAACTTTTGCTCATCACTGTTTAGCTTACGTAGAAATGCTTGAGCGTGACTATACTCGCATGTCTGACGCTAGAAAGCGTATGAATGTGCTACCTCTGGGTTCAGGTGCTATAGCTGGGAGCACGATCCAGTTAGATCGTAAACTAGTTGCCAAGGAATTAGGCTTTGAAGAAGTCAGTCAAAATTCTCTAGATTCGGTAAGTGATCGCGACTTTATTCTGGAGTATGTTTTTGTAGCTTCTCAAATCATGGTACATCTATCTCGTTTGGCCGAAGATCTCATTATATGGTCTTCAGCGGAATTTGGCTTTGTACGAATAGGAGACACTTATACTACTGGATCCAGCTTGATGCCTCAGAAGAAAAACCCTGACGCAGCTGAGTTAATTCGTGGAAAGACTGGCAGAGTTGTAGGTGATCTTATGTCACTTTTAACCTTGATCAAGGGATTGCCGATGACTTACAACCGCGACTTACAGGAAGATAAGGAGCAACTGTTTGATGCTGCTGATACTTTAAGCATTTGTTTAGAGGTTATGGCCGGAATGCTCAAGGTGACTAGAGTCAGGGAGGATAAATGTCTGATAGCTGCTTCGGATGCCAATCTTTTGGCTACAGATGTTGCAGATGAATTGGTGCAGCAAGGTGTGCCTTTTAGGCAAGCTCATGAGATTGTGGGTAAAGGTGTGGCTTTAGCAGAAATACGTTCTTGCGGTCTCAATGAACTGACGGCAGAGGATTGGCAGGCCTTAGATCCCAGAGTGAAGAGTGATTTAACGGATATATTTAATTTAAAAAGAGCATTAACAAAGCGCAAGACAGTGGGTTCTCCGGGTTTATCTCAGGTGAAGTCGCAATTGAAGCGTTGGAGAAAGGTATTGGCTAAGGACTAG
- a CDS encoding pseudouridine synthase, with translation MRINKYLASTGLASRRSSEAMILEGRVKVNGHLVRNLSYQVELDAHVTVDGKKVRSERSVTVLLNKPSGVICSTEPQGMNKTVFDYLPSDLPRMFYIGRLDVDSEGMLVMTNDGDLSQKLSHPKHKVPKIYFVKLDREFDFALAPKMKKGFLIESGFANMESIYHLNGKWVKVILTQGLKRQIRLMFLRVGYKVRQLKRVQIGNLEIGALKTGKWRYLKDEEIQRDLLGARLGDRGKPERREKNLSKDKSDKKSVKDKSKLPKQSVAGRPASSPHKAKVDGKSSTGKQSRRTNFKKRAKHVK, from the coding sequence ATGAGGATTAACAAATATTTAGCCAGCACTGGCTTGGCCTCCAGGCGTAGCAGTGAGGCTATGATCTTAGAAGGTAGAGTCAAAGTCAATGGGCACTTAGTTCGAAATTTATCCTATCAAGTGGAACTGGACGCGCATGTAACGGTTGATGGCAAGAAAGTTAGATCCGAGCGCTCAGTTACGGTGCTATTGAACAAGCCATCTGGTGTTATCTGCTCAACAGAACCTCAAGGGATGAACAAGACTGTCTTTGACTATTTGCCAAGTGATCTTCCCAGAATGTTTTATATAGGACGTTTGGATGTGGATAGCGAAGGCATGCTGGTAATGACGAATGATGGAGATTTATCGCAGAAACTATCTCATCCAAAACATAAAGTTCCTAAGATTTATTTCGTTAAGTTGGACAGAGAGTTCGATTTTGCTCTGGCGCCTAAAATGAAGAAAGGTTTTTTAATTGAGTCTGGTTTTGCTAATATGGAATCTATTTATCATTTGAATGGTAAATGGGTCAAAGTCATCCTGACACAGGGCTTGAAGCGTCAGATCCGGTTGATGTTTCTAAGAGTTGGGTATAAAGTGCGTCAACTTAAGCGTGTTCAGATAGGTAATTTGGAGATAGGTGCTTTAAAAACTGGAAAATGGAGATATTTAAAAGATGAGGAAATTCAGCGCGATTTGCTAGGTGCTCGTCTTGGCGACAGAGGTAAGCCAGAGCGACGCGAAAAGAATCTCAGTAAAGATAAATCTGATAAGAAAAGTGTTAAGGATAAGTCAAAATTACCAAAGCAGAGTGTGGCAGGACGACCAGCCTCAAGTCCTCATAAAGCTAAAGTTGATGGTAAGTCATCCACTGGAAAACAGTCTAGGAGGACTAATTTCAAAAAAAGAGCCAAGCATGTTAAGTAG
- a CDS encoding small basic protein, whose protein sequence is MSQHKSLRGSGGIAIKRNVLKRFERVEVLKKQGKWKDGQKVIGLPKTKADF, encoded by the coding sequence ATGTCACAGCACAAGAGTTTAAGAGGATCAGGAGGTATTGCGATAAAGCGCAATGTGCTCAAGCGTTTCGAGAGAGTAGAAGTTCTCAAAAAGCAGGGTAAATGGAAAGATGGTCAGAAAGTCATTGGGTTACCGAAAACAAAGGCGGATTTTTAG
- a CDS encoding sigma-54 dependent transcriptional regulator → MKRILVIDDEKGPRDAVAEAFRSTHHVLSASSSVDAIEVLRNDHVDLVLLDIVMPEKNGMEFLQELRVMYPDLPVIMVSAVTSTRTMAEAIRLGAVDFISKPFEAEDLRTIAEQSLVHTSVRRQLEANRREQVIQSPSHTMIGETMAFQHVLHKCLRQTAKSDPLLIEGERGTGKKLLARHIHNIGVRSNQPFIVLRCSSLPSHLIEVELFGQGNDKPSATSELETMGRVDLASSGTLLLEDAHILSPELQMNLVKIIKDKLFTRASSQQEVKTDVRLIFIRSLQADEDPKQGFIPELQSILDVNRISVPALRNRKEDVPLLGYFFLNHFKKQLNAEMSDIESEAMEKLRDYSWPGNIVELRNVIERAVIVEGVSRTLKSSFLPEEIRGREFELDFNPEDIAIEGSLEEMVNAFQRKIITKALTQARGRQVGAARLLNTTPRILNHRIKQLNIKTVAK, encoded by the coding sequence ATGAAGAGAATTCTAGTAATTGATGATGAAAAGGGGCCACGCGACGCCGTAGCTGAGGCATTTAGATCAACTCACCACGTTCTTTCAGCAAGCAGCTCCGTAGATGCTATAGAAGTATTAAGGAATGACCATGTAGATCTCGTGCTCTTAGATATTGTGATGCCAGAAAAAAATGGAATGGAATTTCTGCAGGAACTCCGTGTGATGTACCCAGACCTTCCCGTCATCATGGTAAGTGCTGTGACATCTACCCGAACCATGGCCGAGGCCATACGACTTGGAGCTGTCGATTTTATTTCAAAACCATTCGAAGCCGAAGACCTCAGAACCATCGCTGAACAATCGCTTGTTCACACATCGGTCAGAAGACAATTGGAAGCAAATCGTCGTGAACAAGTCATCCAAAGCCCCTCCCATACAATGATTGGTGAGACCATGGCTTTTCAACATGTTTTACACAAATGCTTACGACAAACCGCAAAGTCTGACCCTTTACTCATTGAAGGCGAGCGAGGAACTGGGAAAAAGTTACTTGCACGCCATATTCACAACATTGGAGTGCGCAGTAATCAACCATTTATAGTGTTACGTTGTTCCTCCCTGCCCTCCCACCTAATTGAAGTAGAACTCTTTGGGCAGGGCAATGATAAGCCTTCTGCTACTTCAGAGCTTGAAACTATGGGACGAGTTGACCTTGCATCCTCAGGCACTTTACTATTAGAAGATGCTCATATCCTATCGCCCGAATTGCAAATGAATTTGGTAAAAATTATCAAAGACAAGTTATTCACGCGAGCAAGCAGTCAACAGGAAGTAAAAACTGATGTTAGGCTAATTTTTATTCGGTCACTTCAAGCAGACGAAGACCCAAAACAAGGCTTTATCCCTGAGCTACAATCTATTTTAGATGTCAATAGAATCTCTGTTCCTGCACTACGCAACAGAAAAGAGGATGTTCCGCTACTGGGTTACTTCTTCTTGAATCACTTCAAAAAACAGCTCAACGCGGAGATGTCGGATATTGAGAGTGAGGCTATGGAGAAATTAAGAGACTATAGTTGGCCAGGTAATATTGTAGAGCTACGCAATGTCATTGAGCGTGCAGTTATAGTAGAAGGAGTTAGCCGAACACTAAAATCTTCTTTCCTTCCTGAAGAAATCCGTGGCAGAGAGTTTGAATTAGATTTCAATCCCGAAGACATAGCTATTGAAGGAAGCCTCGAGGAAATGGTGAACGCTTTTCAGCGTAAGATTATTACAAAAGCACTGACTCAGGCTCGAGGTAGACAAGTAGGCGCAGCAAGGCTACTGAATACAACTCCTAGAATTCTAAATCATAGAATTAAGCAGTTAAATATCAAAACAGTGGCCAAATAA
- the ruvC gene encoding crossover junction endodeoxyribonuclease RuvC — protein sequence MRILGIDPSLRCTGYGIIEIRQSAPPRTITFGSIKNQNKLTHAKCFFIITRTLQDLIEEFNPDEASIENIIYVQNSKTAIGLGGARAAALIALEQAGLPIFEYPAKIIKKGATGTGNAAKNQVGFMMRSILGLDQTPTPDEGDALAAALTHSQNLHRRTH from the coding sequence ATGCGTATCTTAGGAATTGATCCTTCACTTCGATGCACCGGTTATGGAATAATTGAAATCAGGCAAAGCGCCCCGCCTAGAACTATTACTTTTGGGTCAATTAAGAACCAAAACAAGCTGACTCATGCTAAATGTTTTTTTATTATTACAAGAACTCTCCAAGACCTTATTGAGGAATTTAATCCCGATGAAGCTTCGATTGAAAATATCATCTATGTGCAGAATTCTAAGACTGCCATAGGTCTTGGAGGCGCCAGGGCAGCAGCGCTTATCGCCCTCGAACAAGCTGGCTTGCCAATTTTCGAATACCCCGCCAAGATCATTAAAAAAGGAGCTACAGGAACAGGCAATGCAGCTAAAAACCAAGTAGGATTTATGATGCGTTCTATTTTGGGGCTTGATCAAACTCCCACCCCTGACGAAGGAGACGCTTTGGCTGCAGCATTAACGCACAGCCAAAATTTACACCGTAGAACGCACTGA
- a CDS encoding PUR family DNA/RNA-binding protein yields the protein MDNLLISEKIAVERKQFYFDLKENERGRFLKITEDVNGRRDTIILPSTGMKDFAKALNAIIEFEGDDSD from the coding sequence ATGGATAATCTTCTAATTAGCGAGAAAATTGCTGTAGAAAGAAAGCAATTTTATTTTGATCTAAAGGAAAACGAGAGAGGTAGATTCCTTAAAATCACTGAAGATGTTAATGGCAGGCGTGATACTATCATTCTTCCTTCTACGGGAATGAAGGATTTTGCGAAAGCCTTAAATGCTATCATTGAGTTCGAAGGTGATGATTCTGATTAA
- the ispE gene encoding 4-(cytidine 5'-diphospho)-2-C-methyl-D-erythritol kinase gives MKIEARAKVNLFLRILGKRSDGFHQLETLMAPISLYDSIELEEIEDEIEIQVRGMNLSAGKDNLAYRAALEVRKKVRIKRGVRITIDKRIPLGGGLAGGSSNCAAVIKGVNDLWQAGLGEEQLHEIAASLGSDINFFLQDSPAICSGRGEKISPVLLEHDLFAVLINPGFGVETPWAFKTYAKNPKIGKEGQLSIKYKKSDDSPSDITKLRNDLEPPVFEKYIWLSGAKNWLLRQEGVLDAMMSGSGATVFALVDSEQRAAALISKSKEIFGSTTWIQHVSVHRGI, from the coding sequence ATGAAGATTGAGGCAAGGGCTAAAGTTAATTTGTTTTTGAGGATTTTGGGCAAACGATCAGATGGCTTTCATCAACTAGAGACCTTAATGGCCCCGATTTCGTTATATGATAGTATTGAATTAGAAGAAATAGAAGACGAAATTGAAATACAGGTTCGAGGTATGAACCTGAGTGCAGGTAAAGACAATCTGGCGTATCGAGCTGCGCTTGAAGTTCGTAAAAAAGTAAGAATTAAGCGCGGAGTGCGTATTACAATAGATAAGAGAATTCCCTTAGGTGGCGGTTTGGCAGGCGGCAGTAGCAATTGTGCAGCTGTCATTAAAGGAGTAAATGATCTTTGGCAAGCGGGGCTTGGTGAAGAGCAATTGCATGAAATAGCCGCTAGTTTGGGCAGTGATATCAACTTTTTTTTGCAAGATAGTCCTGCTATTTGTTCTGGCAGAGGCGAGAAAATTTCTCCTGTTCTTTTAGAGCATGATCTATTTGCGGTCTTAATTAACCCTGGTTTTGGTGTTGAGACTCCTTGGGCCTTTAAGACTTATGCCAAGAATCCAAAAATTGGGAAGGAGGGTCAGCTTTCAATTAAGTATAAAAAATCGGATGACAGTCCTAGTGATATTACTAAGCTGCGCAATGATTTAGAGCCTCCTGTATTTGAAAAATACATATGGTTGAGTGGAGCCAAGAATTGGTTGCTTAGACAAGAAGGAGTTTTAGATGCTATGATGAGTGGTAGTGGTGCTACGGTTTTTGCACTTGTTGATTCAGAGCAAAGAGCTGCTGCGCTCATTTCAAAATCAAAAGAAATTTTCGGTTCGACTACATGGATACAGCATGTATCAGTACATAGAGGTATATAA
- the pyrF gene encoding orotidine-5'-phosphate decarboxylase: MTPDNLILALDLDDPKAALQWIDRLKHKIGTFKIGMQLFNLTGPDFIKEIRLRDANVFLDLKFHDIPNTVGRAIESICKLDVSFVTIHTMGGRQMMSEAMKAASAFPRTTVLGVTVLTHHSEEDLVEIGFNHTPQGQVLELARLAHSAELKGLVCSPLEVSLIRREFSDHFTLVTPGVRPKGSDLNDQSRVTTPAEAIELGSNYLVIGRPIMKAQNPEAVLDSILNSTTKKTN, from the coding sequence ATGACACCTGACAACCTGATTCTCGCATTAGACTTAGATGACCCCAAAGCAGCTCTGCAATGGATAGATCGTCTTAAGCATAAAATAGGTACTTTTAAAATTGGCATGCAGCTCTTCAATCTGACAGGACCAGATTTTATTAAAGAAATCCGGCTACGAGATGCAAACGTCTTTCTCGACTTAAAATTCCATGATATCCCCAATACAGTTGGCCGCGCCATTGAGTCCATTTGCAAACTAGATGTCTCCTTTGTAACGATTCATACCATGGGTGGCCGCCAAATGATGTCTGAGGCTATGAAAGCAGCTTCGGCCTTCCCTCGAACGACTGTGCTGGGCGTCACAGTTTTAACTCACCATTCTGAAGAAGATCTAGTTGAAATAGGATTTAATCACACGCCGCAAGGGCAAGTCCTAGAACTAGCTCGGTTGGCACATTCAGCCGAACTTAAAGGATTGGTTTGCTCCCCTCTCGAGGTCTCTCTGATTAGGAGAGAATTTTCAGATCATTTCACTCTTGTCACCCCAGGAGTGAGACCCAAAGGAAGCGACCTAAATGATCAAAGCAGAGTCACGACGCCTGCTGAAGCTATTGAGCTGGGAAGTAATTACTTGGTTATTGGACGCCCTATTATGAAAGCTCAAAACCCCGAAGCCGTATTAGATAGTATCCTAAACTCTACCACCAAGAAGACAAATTAG